In Arachis hypogaea cultivar Tifrunner chromosome 17, arahy.Tifrunner.gnm2.J5K5, whole genome shotgun sequence, a single window of DNA contains:
- the LOC112767026 gene encoding protein DJ-1 homolog D — MAPKRVLLIAGNFVEDYEAMVPFQALQGYGVAVDAVCPGRKAGDFCVTATQQMAGHQTYSETRGHNFTLNATFDEVEGSNYDALVLPGGRAPEYLTQNVRVVELVREFSTSGKPIATYCHSQVLLAAADALKNRKITAYAPVGPTLIAAGANWVEPQSLESFVVDANIISSVCYLAHAQSIHHLVKAMGGTITATSKRILLLCGDYMEDYEVMVPFEALRALGCHVDAVCPKKKSGDTCPTAIHDFEGYQHFTEKPGHDFVLNATFGDVDASGYDALVIPGGRAAEYLALNETIISWVKHFVESNKPIAAISYGQQILVAADVLKGRKVTAYPAMKLNMVLAGATWIEPNPITLCITDGNLITGASWLSHPHFISHLMALLGISVSF, encoded by the exons ATGGCACCCAAAAGGGTTCTTCTAATTGCTGGTAACTTTGTTGAGGACTATGAG GCCATGGTTCCATTTCAAGCACTGCAAGGCTATGGTGTCGCCGTCGACGCCGTTTGTCCTGGACGGAAGGCCGGTGATTTCTGTGTAACCGCCACTCAACAGATGGCTGGTCATCAG ACTTACTCAGAAACACGCGGTCACAATTTCACTCTGAATGCAACATTTGATGAGGTTGAAGGCTCAAACTATGATGCATTGGTGTTACCTGGTGGCAGAGCACCAGAGTATCTTACTCAGAATGTGCGCGTGGTGGAGTTGGTGAGGGAGTTCAGCACTTCAGGGAAGCCTATTGCTACCTATTGTCACAGCCAGGTGCTTCTTGCAGCCGCCGACGCGCTCAAGAACCGGAAGATCACTGCATATGCTCCTGTTGGACCTACATTGATAGCTGCTGGTGCTAATTGGGTTGAACCTCAAAGCTTGGAATCATTTGTGGTGGATGCTAATATCATTTCTTCTGTTTGTTATCTTGCACATGCACAAAGCATTCATCATTTGGTTAAGGCTATGGGAGGGACTATAACTGCTACCAGCAAGAGAATCCTCCTTCTTTGTGGG GATTACATGGAAGATTATGAAGTGATGGTTCCCTTTGAAGCCCTTAGAGCTTTAGGATGCCATGTTGATGCTGTTTGTCCCAAGAAGAAATCTGGTGACACCTGCCCAACTGCTATTCATGATTTTGAAGGTTATCAACATTTCACTGAGAAGCCAGGGCATGACTTTGTTCTGAATGCTACCTTCGGCGACGTGGATGCTTCCGGCTACGACGCGCTTGTCATTCCCGGAGGTAGAGCCGCCGAGTATTTGGCCTTGAACGAGACTATCATCTCTTGGGTGAAGCATTTTGTTGAAAGCAATAAGCCAATTGCTGCAATCAGCTATGGACAACAGATTTTGGTTGCTGCTGATGTCCTCAAG GGAAGGAAAGTAACTGCATACCCTGCAATGAAGCTTAATATGGTATTAGCAGGAGCAACATGGATTGAACCAAATCCCATTACACTTTGCATCACTGATGGAAACTTAATTACTGGTGCTTCATGGCTAAGTCACCCTCACTTCATTTCTCACCTCATGGCATTACTTGGTATTAGTGTTTCTTTCTAG